ttgaaaccactgccctaaactgtaccgttccctctggtttttgcagccaaaatgcatgacttgcatttcttagcattaaattttagctgccaaatttcaggccattcttcaagcttcaccaggtctttctttgtgttattcacaccatctaacgtgtctactctattgcagattttggtatcatccgcaaagaggcaaatcttaccagacaacccttcaacaatatcatttataaaaatgttaaaaagaacaggcctaagaacagaaccttgaggcataccaatggcaacatccctttcctcagagcgatctccatcgattactaccctctgtcaccttccacttaaCTAGTGCCtcacccagtccatcactttgggacccatcccgagggcactcaagtttatttatcagacgtctgtgtggaacactatcaaaggctttgctaatgtctaaatacaccacatctagcgcacatcctctatccaattctttggtcacccagtcaaagaaattgatcagatttgtctgataagacctacctctagtgaatccatgttgcctccggtcttgtaatccacaggattacagaaacttcaccattctctgttttaaaagcatttccattaatttgcttaccacagaagtcagacttaccggcctgttattccctacttcttccttacttccacttttgtggagagggaccacatctgcccttctccagtcctccggtatcactcccgactctagggactcattgaaaaggtcagtcagcggagctaccagaacttccctaagttccttcagcaccctcggatgtacaccatccggccccatcgctttgtctaccttttattttagctagctcctcacgaacacaaccctctgaaaattgatcagggtctattactcttccatccctattcacgtttgtcttctgcagtcccactcccGGTGCTTTAgccgtgaacatagaacagaaatatttgttaagcaatttggccttttctttatcagcttctacatattcctccccttagagtctcacaatgccacttttgcacttcttcctatcactaatatatctaaaaaatgtcttgtctccccgttttaccgtgtcagctattttttttccatttgcaactttgctttcctgactacacgaccagcctctcttaacttttccagataattttgcctgccttcctctttctgcgatctttttgTAGTtcatgaaagctaacctcttattctttaccttctcagtCTCCCATGCATTTTGATGCAGCCATCCTGGTTTGCAAGACTGGTGAAGGAAACGGAGGATAAAGCATTTTTGCCCCTCTTCACCTGTGTCCTGATGGCTCAAGAAACAGCAAGGTTGATGGAATGAAGGGAGGCTCATCTACATGATCTGTCGTCATATCGTATCGCCAGAGTAGAAAATGTTTGGACAGGATTTTCTCAGTTAACATAGCACTTAATTCCTCCtggttcagtggttaaagctatagcctcagcatcttgaggttgtgggttcaaacccacactgctccttgtgacctagggaagtcacttaatcccattgccccaggtacactagataaagagtttgagcccaccaggacagatagggaaatatgataaagtacttggatgtaaaaccacttaagatataagtggtatataaataaaataaataaatgcagagGAGGAATTCATGCCAAGCGAAATTCTGCAGAAGTGCTGTGAAAAGCAGGCTTCCTTAGAACTCTGAATATATTATGCAGTTTTGTGTTATCTTTATTGCCATCTaccacagggaaaaaaaatttcaagtgATAAAATATTTCACACAAAATCCTAAAACCTAGAGAGTCTACATAGAAAGTTAGAAAATATACCAGTCATCTGGTCTCTGCGCTGCACTCTGAAGGTCTCCTTCCCTGCACAAAGTTGGTAAATAAGGATGCCCAGCTCAGACACATTTTCAGTCTCTGTTACCACCATCTCCTCATGGACCACAGATGAAGGAGGAACATGGGAACTGGTCTAAACAAAATTAAAGCATAACAGAATGTATTTTAGTAACAAATTTATCTACATGTATTACTTATTTTTCACTTACTCTAATATACATTGAGAGGGATCACAATTGTCTCTGGTCTGCAAAAGTATTAACTCAACTCTTAACATTTAATTGGAGAAGGCTACTTAAAATTCCCAATATTTAGctacaaaattttgtaaataaaaTAGCATCATTATCTGGAagtttcattttctttgttacttCAAGCCCAAACCATTAGGATATTTTTGATAGTATAAGCTCTATGGTACTGCATATATGTATTTTTATTAGGATTATTCTATAGCAGTAGTTCTCAGCCTTTCATGCGGTAGCTCATCTGGCACCAAGTACCCATCCCTTTCTCACCAACCTACAGCTGTTGCTTATTGTTTATTGTACTTGATGTATTGTCTATCACAAACAGATTTGAAGTACATTCAATTTACAAAGTCTCCAGAAGTCAGGAAGCCGCGCTGCTCCTTGGTGCcgctcagtggcagaagaaagCAGACCTCACGGCAGCCACTGACTGACcaagttagcagcagggcaggagaatggaaagctcgctcctgcccgctacacctctggaccaccaggaatcggcagaggaggtacgacggacagggcagggagggaaggggctgggtgcagagactggcaggaaagagagagaggaagtaagggggttgggtgcagagcctgatggggcagggcacttgaatattaagccacccaacATATTTGAGGTCAAccacttttcctcctttttgggggggaaaatgggggtttcaacatattcagatcgacttatattcgagtatataaggtAGCTATCCTCTGAAAAGCAAAGAGATACACCTCTGGAACAGCAAGCACACTGGACCAGTATGGAGGTGTGAGCCACATTCGGAGATGTTGATCTTGATGAACACTCTACCTTCCAAAAGTCACAGAGATGAAAGTAGTCCTAATTTGGACAGCCTCCTGTAATACTTGAGCTCAGCTTTGCTTTGCGCAGAATCCAAAATGTTATCTGATCTGTTATGAGTGTTAAGTTCTAAATCTACACTCTGGGTATGATCTGAAGCAGAATAGTCTTCCGGGTTAGACTGGAAGTAGAAAATACTGTAGCCCTAAGACTGATAGGTAGATATTAGATTTTGTTTTTTAACTTATCTACTCAACTTTCTATAAAGTCTTAATTCATATGAACTTAGCAAAATATGAAAAATGTACAAGCTTAGCACTAATAAAAATAAGTAGATTTAAATCACCAAAAGACAAACAAAAGCACTTTGTACTTTAAagtttagtttttttgttttatagctGTGATTAAGGCTTCAATTATAAAATAAACACACATATAGCAAATTGGTTTATACACACAGCAGCATACGTACCCCAAGTTTAACAAAGAGGACAATGAGGCTTCTTGGTCGCATGACGATTGATGTATTCATTGGTGTTACATAGCATTTATTCAGATGCAAGTTCAGGTAAGCAGTTAGAAGCtatttagaggagaaaaacagAATGATAAATGTTTACAAGGCTCATTAAATCTTCAGGTCAGCTGAAGTTATTGAAAATCTGAAGAGTGCAACATTGCTGGGTAATTGGCCATCACTGTATAAAATGATTACATACCTCTTTATAGTCATGTTGGAAGCAATATGGGATTTTTGTATAATGGCTATTCTAGTGCAGGAAGAACAGTAATATATTTTTATCATAAAAATTCTTCCAACAGAAGTCATCTTATACCCACCCTATCAAAGTCATGCATGATAGCTGCTGGGTCACTATCAGAGGACTTCTGAACAGAAACATCAATGAGTGCAAAATTCTCTTCTTCCCGAATATCTGCTTCTTCCACAATGGGCAGGAAGTATGGTTCTGGAACACGATCCTGGCTTTCAGTATAACATAACTGGCCATGGTAAACCTTATgctaaaaaacaacaaaagaaattcaATGACTCACTGCTCTGGTTATGTTCCGTACAATTTACAATACATCACTCAAAAAGTAATTACACGGAAGTCATATATAGAACTAGTCAATACTCCTCTTCCTTTCTAAATGTGTATTCTATATCAAGATTCCCCTCTTAAACCAAACGTTTGATGTGGACTATGCAAacctcaaagaaaaaaaaaaggcaacttAAAAAGCAATTTGTGAGTATAAAATCAGCGCTTtcaaaatgcaaaaaataaaaaggagtaGCTGTCATCAATACAACCATATGGGTATTTGTGTCATATATGAACTAAGCACTGAACCTGTCAGTCATTTTCACTAGTCTCCCCTTCACCCTGACAACGCCTTAAAAATCTTGCGCTTCATAGGACACAGTATAGAAAATCAGAGAGAACATGCAGATAAGGCAATCAAACAGGTGTCTGTCCCTTTGAGAAGAAAACACTTTCTAATacatatgag
The nucleotide sequence above comes from Geotrypetes seraphini chromosome 5, aGeoSer1.1, whole genome shotgun sequence. Encoded proteins:
- the ITM2A gene encoding integral membrane protein 2A; this encodes MVKIAFSSPFAHKQLKKDAEALVPEQDPEIATHGTENSTGRCLLTLLGLAFILAGVIVGGACLYKYFMPKHKVYHGQLCYTESQDRVPEPYFLPIVEEADIREEENFALIDVSVQKSSDSDPAAIMHDFDRLLTAYLNLHLNKCYVTPMNTSIVMRPRSLIVLFVKLGTSSHVPPSSVVHEEMVVTETENVSELGILIYQLCAGKETFRVQRRDQMTGLQKRSADECRLIRHFENNFAVETKFCEQ